A window of the Hypanus sabinus isolate sHypSab1 chromosome 25, sHypSab1.hap1, whole genome shotgun sequence genome harbors these coding sequences:
- the LOC132380872 gene encoding SLAM family member 8-like: protein MGISWLRDYLVNEWQQLEQGEHGQKDIEQNDTRNLPRNCSIGLYTLFAPRSYQKRRVLRDRLKLRLHAHHLTLEIQPTAGTAVPPTTVTGTQGHSVSLHPGIPVGPDITEVEWSRVWPRNRIVKYSNGNIDYSSNELYKNRITFHSGNISLEIHDLRRNDSGEYIGIFTAASSGDESNTTVRLEVYEPVSGANITVQNITGTCNLTLTCSVASGNPISFSLWRGGEVTGDNNSHHFWRHEETIQVHCTAEMEDVVYGCKASNPISEDTAQVRLGNVCNLDTCTSKPTAVPIAVTLVIVLSVAGTLLIFALTVILRVTWRRRADGREGTSGTEDQAETGIIYTDLQWMQKNRSVEQPPKGNDRFAGPEVVAETTPTEYAAVMYRASPSRGWPEDRAPGQYPVV from the exons ATGGGGATAAGCTGGCTACGGGATTATCTGGTCAATGAGTGGCAACAGTTGGAACAGGGAGAACATGGACAAAAGGACATTGAGCAGAAT GACACCAGAAACCTGCCCAGAAACTGTAGTATTGGACTGTACACCCTCTTTGCTCCAAGGTCTTATCAGAAGAGGAGAGTCCTCAGAGACAGACTCAAACTGCGACTCCACGCTCACCACCTGACACTGGAGATCCAGCCAACAG CTGGGACTGCGGTTCCCCCAACCACTGTGACCGGAACTCAGGGACACTCGGTCTCCTTACATCCTGGGATCCCAGTCGGACCGGACattactgaggttgagtggagTCGGGTATGGCCCAGAAACAGGATTGTGAAGTACTCGAATGGGAACATTGACTACAGTAGTAATGAGCTGTACAAGAACAGGATAACCTTTCATTCTGGGAACATCAGTCTGGAAATCCATGATCTACGGAGAAATGACTCTGGTGAATATATTGGGATTTTTACAGCTGCAAGTTCAGGAGATGAAAGTAATACAACAGTGCGACTGGAGGTGTACG AGCCTGTGTCAGGAGCAAACATCACGGTTCAGAACATCACCGGGACCTGTAACCTCACCCTGACCTGTTCCGTGGCCTCTGGCAACCCCATCAGCTTCAGTTTGTGGAGAGGAGGAGAAGTTACAGGAGACAACAACAGCCATCACTTCTGGAGACACGAAGAGACGATACAGGTTCATTgcacagcagagatggaggatgtGGTGTACGGGTGTAAGGCCAGCAACCCCATCAGTGAGGACACCGCACAGGTCCGGCTGGGGAACGTCTGTAATCTGGACACATGTA CTTCTAAACCAACAGCGGTGCCGATTGCAGTGACCCTGGTAATTGTACTGTCAGTGGCGGGGACCCTCCTGAtctttgctctcactgtgatCCTCAGGGTCACATGGAGGAGAAGAGCTGATGGAAGGGAAGGAACTTCAGGGACTGAAG ACCAAGCGGAGACAGGCATCATTTACACAGATCTTCAGTGGATGCAGAAGAATCGCAGTGTCGAGCAGCCCCCCAAGGGAAATGACAGG TTTGCTGGTCCGGAGGTCGTTGCCGAGACTACCCCCACTGAGTACGCTGCGGTGATGTACCGTGCCAGTCCCTCCCGTGGATGGCCTGAGGACAGAGCCCCTGGACAGTATCCTGTAGTCTAG